Proteins from a single region of Labedella gwakjiensis:
- a CDS encoding MFS transporter, with the protein MTSSPLQSRTLSRREIVAWRNAVFVMFALSGLSIATWVARLPAIRDALGLTTGNVGVLIFGMSAGSIIGLLLSAWILGRIGPRRGMAASIVLVAIGLIVVGLGAGVFVSAPVVFVGLAIFGYGNGSVDVMMNVEGAAVEKELGKTVLPLMHALFSAGTVLGAGIGAAASALKISVTAHAVGMAVVIAVAAIIAVRFVPIRPDLHAIPDAEQPPLRERLREKVAVFADPRLIFIGLIMLGMAFAEGSANDWLPIAVVDGHDQSNTTGAIVFGVFVGAMTVGRVAGGPLIDRFDRVSVLRISAATGIVGLALFIFSPIFPLAIVGAVLWGLGCSLGFPVGMSAAADDPRHAAARVSAVAMIGYCAFLVGPPLIGIVGDHVGILNALLIVFVLMIVAGLSSGAARERSEAARSGG; encoded by the coding sequence ATGACCTCGTCACCCCTGCAGAGCCGCACCCTTTCCCGCCGCGAGATCGTCGCATGGCGGAACGCCGTCTTCGTGATGTTCGCCCTCTCGGGCTTGAGCATCGCCACGTGGGTCGCCCGCCTGCCGGCCATTCGTGACGCCCTCGGGCTCACCACGGGCAACGTCGGCGTGCTCATCTTCGGGATGTCGGCGGGATCGATCATCGGCCTACTGCTGTCGGCCTGGATCCTCGGGCGGATCGGACCGCGCCGCGGCATGGCGGCGTCGATCGTCCTCGTCGCGATCGGTCTCATCGTCGTGGGGCTCGGTGCGGGCGTCTTCGTCTCCGCTCCCGTCGTGTTCGTGGGCCTCGCGATCTTCGGGTACGGCAACGGCAGCGTCGACGTGATGATGAACGTCGAGGGCGCCGCCGTGGAGAAGGAGCTCGGGAAGACCGTCCTCCCCCTCATGCATGCGCTCTTCAGCGCCGGGACGGTCCTCGGCGCCGGCATCGGTGCGGCGGCGTCGGCCCTCAAGATCTCCGTCACGGCTCACGCCGTCGGCATGGCCGTCGTCATCGCCGTGGCGGCGATCATCGCCGTGAGGTTCGTTCCCATCCGCCCGGACCTCCACGCGATCCCCGATGCGGAGCAGCCCCCGCTCCGAGAGCGCCTCCGAGAGAAGGTCGCCGTCTTCGCCGACCCGCGCCTCATCTTCATCGGCCTCATCATGCTGGGCATGGCGTTCGCGGAGGGCAGCGCGAACGACTGGCTGCCGATCGCCGTCGTCGACGGGCACGACCAGAGCAACACCACGGGCGCGATCGTGTTCGGCGTCTTCGTCGGCGCGATGACCGTCGGCCGCGTCGCGGGCGGCCCGCTCATCGACCGCTTCGACCGGGTGTCCGTGCTGCGGATCTCCGCGGCGACGGGCATCGTCGGGCTCGCGCTCTTCATCTTCTCCCCGATCTTCCCGCTCGCGATCGTCGGGGCCGTGCTGTGGGGCCTCGGCTGCTCGCTCGGCTTCCCCGTGGGCATGTCGGCCGCAGCCGACGACCCGCGCCACGCCGCTGCTCGTGTGAGCGCCGTCGCGATGATCGGCTACTGCGCGTTCCTCGTGGGGCCGCCGCTCATCGGCATCGTGGGCGACCACGTGGGAATCCTGAACGCGCTGCTCATCGTCTTCGTGCTCATGATCGTCGCCGGACTCAGTTCGGGTGCGGCCCGCGAGCGGTCCGAGGCTGCGCGCTCGGGCGGCTAA
- the nucS gene encoding endonuclease NucS: protein MRLVIATCSVDYAGRLTAHLPLAKRLLVVKGDGSLLVHSDGGSYKPLNWMSPPCTLSIIEPDEDQRAAGVTEVWKVTHTKTADMLIVSIREIELDSTHDLGIDPGLQKDGVEAHLQKLLAEQIHLLGDGHTLVRREYMTAIGPVDILARDAGGASVAVELKRRGDIDGVEQLTRYLELMNRDPLLAPVTGVFAAQEIKPQARTLAEDRGIRCLVLDYDEMRGIDDGKARLF from the coding sequence GTGCGCCTCGTGATCGCGACCTGCTCGGTCGACTATGCCGGACGACTCACCGCCCATCTGCCTCTCGCCAAGCGACTCCTGGTGGTGAAGGGCGACGGCAGTCTCCTCGTCCACTCCGACGGCGGCAGCTACAAGCCGCTCAACTGGATGAGCCCGCCCTGCACGCTCAGCATCATCGAGCCGGACGAGGACCAGCGCGCCGCCGGTGTCACCGAGGTGTGGAAGGTCACCCACACGAAGACCGCCGACATGCTCATCGTGTCTATCCGTGAGATCGAGCTCGATTCGACGCACGACCTGGGCATCGACCCTGGTCTCCAAAAGGACGGCGTCGAGGCGCACCTGCAGAAGCTGCTCGCCGAGCAGATCCACCTCCTGGGCGACGGTCACACGCTCGTGCGCCGCGAGTACATGACCGCGATCGGACCCGTCGACATCCTCGCGCGCGACGCCGGCGGCGCCTCGGTGGCCGTGGAGCTCAAGCGCCGCGGCGACATCGACGGCGTCGAGCAGCTCACGCGGTACCTCGAGCTCATGAATCGCGACCCGCTGCTCGCCCCCGTCACGGGCGTCTTCGCGGCGCAGGAGATCAAGCCGCAGGCCCGCACGCTGGCCGAGGATCGCGGCATCCGCTGCCTCGTCCTCGACTACGACGAGATGCGCGGCATCGACGACGGCAAGGCCCGCCTCTTCTAA
- a CDS encoding LacI family DNA-binding transcriptional regulator produces the protein MGRNREHDEGEARVTLSDVAARAGVSPSTASIAFSGQGPVSDSTKARVLAAAEELGYTGPDPLARSLRTGRSGIVGALIPRRIGTSFRDPVTIQTLDGLAEELSVGGAGLLLLSERAQETDRLSLDAAPIDALVLLGCGTASAPTLDVLRRRGVPVITIEGDGETGAANIDVENRSGTRLLAEHLRSLGHTDAALVVLPLSTEDTLTVLTDAALTTATTVTAVRRVEGARDVFPDATGVVAAGSTIADGRDAGRMLLDVPPAERPTAIIAQSDLLAAGVVFAAMDLGLSVPADVSVVGFDGIRVDELPMPLTTVEQPAQGKGAAAGRAVVELLDGGRPESLCFPVTFHPGETTGPPAAR, from the coding sequence ATGGGCCGAAATCGGGAGCACGACGAGGGCGAGGCGCGCGTCACGCTCTCCGACGTGGCCGCTCGCGCCGGAGTGTCCCCCTCGACGGCGTCGATCGCGTTCAGCGGGCAGGGGCCTGTATCCGACTCGACCAAGGCGCGTGTACTCGCGGCCGCCGAGGAGCTCGGGTACACGGGACCGGATCCGCTCGCCCGCTCGCTCCGGACCGGCCGCAGCGGAATCGTGGGAGCTCTCATCCCGCGCCGCATCGGCACGTCGTTCCGCGATCCCGTCACGATCCAGACGCTCGACGGCCTCGCCGAGGAGCTCAGCGTGGGAGGGGCGGGACTCCTGCTCCTCTCCGAGAGGGCCCAGGAGACGGACCGGCTCTCCCTCGATGCCGCCCCCATCGACGCACTCGTCCTGCTCGGCTGCGGTACGGCGTCCGCTCCGACGCTCGACGTGCTGCGTCGGCGCGGCGTCCCGGTCATCACGATTGAGGGCGACGGTGAGACGGGCGCTGCGAACATCGACGTCGAGAACCGCAGCGGCACCCGGCTGCTCGCGGAGCACCTCCGCTCGCTCGGCCACACGGACGCGGCGCTCGTGGTGCTGCCGCTGTCGACCGAGGACACCCTGACGGTGCTCACGGACGCTGCGCTCACCACGGCGACAACGGTCACGGCCGTCCGCCGCGTCGAGGGTGCGCGCGACGTGTTCCCCGACGCGACGGGCGTCGTGGCGGCCGGGAGCACGATCGCCGACGGGCGCGACGCCGGACGGATGCTGCTCGACGTGCCGCCGGCCGAGCGTCCCACCGCGATCATCGCCCAGAGCGACCTCCTCGCCGCCGGTGTCGTGTTCGCCGCGATGGACCTCGGACTCTCCGTGCCGGCCGACGTGAGCGTCGTCGGCTTCGACGGCATCCGCGTCGATGAACTGCCGATGCCGCTCACCACGGTGGAGCAGCCCGCTCAGGGCAAAGGTGCGGCGGCCGGTCGCGCGGTGGTGGAGCTGCTCGACGGCGGCCGACCCGAGAGCCTGTGCTTCCCCGTCACGTTCCATCCGGGCGAGACGACGGGTCCTCCCGCCGCCCGTTGA
- a CDS encoding RBBP9/YdeN family alpha/beta hydrolase, which produces MRIVVAHGYRADPSRHWFPWLVEHYGSEVVTVVGLPNPEEPDLETWVHAASAAVGEVDEETVLVGHSLGCVTLLHVLNRRSEPWRLGGLVLVAGFVDPLPNLPALDPFTAEPLDLHRIRGDVAVRHVLRSDDDDVVAAPLTDRLAGLLDAPTTVVPGAGHFVDRQGVRELPALLPILDPMLAG; this is translated from the coding sequence ATGCGCATCGTCGTGGCTCACGGGTACCGCGCGGACCCCAGCCGGCACTGGTTCCCCTGGCTCGTCGAGCACTACGGCTCCGAGGTCGTGACGGTGGTCGGACTGCCGAATCCGGAGGAGCCGGACCTCGAGACGTGGGTGCACGCGGCGAGCGCCGCCGTCGGCGAAGTGGACGAGGAGACGGTGCTCGTCGGGCATTCCCTCGGCTGCGTCACCCTCCTGCACGTGCTCAACCGCCGGTCGGAGCCGTGGCGCCTCGGCGGGCTCGTCCTCGTGGCCGGGTTCGTCGACCCCCTCCCGAACCTTCCGGCGCTCGACCCGTTCACTGCGGAACCGCTCGACCTGCACCGCATCAGGGGCGACGTCGCCGTGCGGCACGTCCTGCGCTCGGACGACGACGACGTGGTGGCCGCACCCCTCACCGATCGTCTGGCCGGGCTCCTCGACGCGCCCACGACCGTCGTGCCCGGCGCCGGCCACTTCGTCGACCGTCAGGGCGTCCGCGAGCTGCCGGCCCTGCTCCCGATCCTGGACCCGATGCTCGCCGGCTGA